The DNA region ATCGCCGACCTGCTCGAGATCACCGACCACCTCGACTTCAACTCGGTCGACCAATGGCTGCGCTTCCGTGATCAGGTCCAATCCCACCCGCGCTACCAGTCCGGAGCAATCCACTGCGGTCTGCGCATCAACCCGGAGCACTCGACCGGCGACACACCACTCTACGACCCCTGCTCGCCCGGCTCACGCCTCGGCATCACCCGTGATCAGATCGACGCCGCACCAGCTGGCGCGCTCGACGGCATCAGCGGACTCCATTTCCACACGCTGTGCGAACAAGGCGCCGATGACCTGGAGACCACACTCGCTGCGGTTGAGGAAAAGTTCGGCGACCTCCTCGCATCGCCTCAGATCACCTGGCTCAACATGGGCGGCGGCCACTGGATCACCAAGCCAGACTACGACCGCGACTTGTTGGTCAAACTTATCCAGGACATTGCCGAGCGCTACAGCCTGACCGTCTGGATCGAACCTGGCGAAGCCTTCGCCATCCACACCGGAGTGCTCACCGCCACCGTCCGCGACATCGTCACCAATGGCGGAGTCAAGATTGCCATCCTCGATGTCTCGGCCACCGGCCACATGCCCGACGTGCTGGAAATGCCCTACCGCCCGGATGTCTTCGGCCCAAGCGGCGCCATGGCTGGCCCTGCCGGTGCGACCAACCACACCTACCGCCTCGGCTGTCCGACCTGCCTCGCCGGCGATGTCATCGGCGACTTCAGTTTCGACACCCCACTCGCCGCCGGCGATCGCTTGGTCTTTGATGACATGGCCCATTACACCATGGTGAAAACCACCATGTTCAACGGCGTCCGCCACCCCGCCATCTGCAGCTACGATTCTGCTACTGGCGAATCGAAAGTCATCCGCGAGTTCACCTACGAAGATTACCGCGGGCGGTTGTCGTAGGAGGTGGACGTCACGCAGAGACGCGAAGACGCAGAGAAGAGAATGAATACTACCATTACCAGAATCACCGCACTGCTCGCCATTGGATTAGCGATTTGGTGGCTATACACCTTGTACGCTCTGCTGTGGATCGAACTCCCCGTCGGATCAGGCGGCGGATGGGACGCCGTTCTCCTGATGTCTTTCACTACCATCTTCGGACTCACGTTTGTCGTCCCTGCTGCAATGGGAATCTGGTTTGGCAGCAAGCTATGGCTGTCGCCAACCAAACGATCCATCAAAGGCAGCGTCGGAGCGATCGTCCTTATCCCAGCATTGCGGCTCGAGCTCATGACCGGCCGGTTTGACTGGTACGGGCTAGCCACAATTCCCATCGCGATTGTAGCGATCACCGCATACGTCATCATATCGCGGACGATTATCGAGCGCTGGACCACGGCTACCATCGAGAAAGGTGAATTCATAGGCCGTGGCATCTTGAAGCTGGTAGCCGTTCTGATCCATCTCAGCCTGATCCAAATGGGCACCCGAGCCGACGCCATCTTTGACATTCCATTCTGGCTCGCAGCATTCACCGTCCCCTTCATCTTCTACTTCGCTACTAGACGCTTCGTCCCTGAATGGACGCTGAAATGTCACCCTCGCGAAACGCTGCCCGAATAATGCCCACCATTCCTTCCCCCCAGCGAAGCACTCCCAATCCCCAATCCCCAATATCCCATGCTCACCTCACCCGACCGCCGCGATTCCGACTCGATCAAATGGAAGCTCTTCGCTAAACCAGGCAAAGACATCCTGCCAATGTGGGTGGCGGATATGGACTTCACCTCGCCGCAGCCAGTGCTCGATGCAATGCACGAGCGGATCGACCATGGGGTCTTCGGCTACAGCTTGGCTCCGGATTCACTGACCGACACAGTGACCCATTACCTCAAGCGACAACACGGGCAAAGCGTGCAGGCGCGCGCCTTGGTTTGGCTGCCGGGCTTGGTGCCGGCTTTGTCAGTAGTGAGCCGCGCGGTGGGCGAGCCGGACGATGAGGTGATGATCATGACACCGGTCTACGCGCCATTTTTCTCCGCCCCGGCCGACGGCGGCAAGCAGTGCATCGAAGCTCCACTGGCACGCGACGAGGTATCCGGCACGTACCACATCGATTTGGAGACTCTTGAACGCAAGGTCACGCCAAAGACGAAGCTGCTCGTCCTGTGCAACCCACACAACCCGGTCGGCCGTGCCTTCAGCTACGAAGAAGTGGAAGCGGTCGCCACCTTCTGCGCCGAACGCGACATCATCCTCTGCTCCGATGAGATCCACTGCGACCTCATCCTCGACGATATCAAACACACGACTGCCATTCAGTTCGAAGGCCACAAGGGCTTGCGCACCATCACCCTGATGGCGCCGAGCAAAACCTACAACATCGCCGGGCTCGGCTTGTCGTACGCCGTGATCCCCGACGCCTCGTTGCGCACCGCGTTCCGCAAGGCAATGGGTGGTTATGTCCCCCACCCAAGCCCGCTCTCGTACGTCGCCGCCGAAGCCGCCTACAAACACGGCGAACCATGGCGCCAGGAGCTGCTCACCACGCTGCGCGCCAACCGCGACCTGCTCGAGCGCGAAATCAACGCCATCCCAGGCCTGCGCATGGCACACCTGGAGGCCACCTACCTCGCGTGGATCGATTGCTCGGAACTCAAGATCGACCCAAGCACGTCGCTCCACAGCTTCTTCCTCGATCAAGCCGGAATCGCGTTCTCGAAGGGCTCCGACTACGGGGACAGCCACTTCATCCGCATGAACTTCGGCTGCCCAACCAGCACGGTCGAGGACGCATTGGACCGCATGCGCAAAGCAATCGGGGCGTTGGGGAACTAGGGATTGGTGATCGGGGATTAGGAGAGTGGGACGGAACCGCACCGACGGCAGGAATGCCGTCCCTCCAGCGCTGCGCATGCATTGTGAGGACATCACTAGCAAGCAGCATACTGCGTGATGTGCAGAGGAATCTCATCATCGATATCGATCTCGCCACCCTAATCGAATCGTCGCCCCCGCTACCGCCGATTCTTTAGCGCACTCCCGAGCGGCCCGCCGGCCGTAGGAATGAACCGTCCCACGCGCAGCGATGGACCAACGACACTCCTGTCGTTGACGAGCGATTCCGCCAAACAACCGGCTCACAAACATCCCCGCCACCGCCGAAACCTCCGCACCGAAGGTGCTGACCAACACGTCCCACGGCACCGCCGTGGGAATCGAGGCATATCAAGACCGAGCCCCAGCGGGGCGGTCTAACCCTCCGACCACATAACGCGCGAACACAAAGCAGCGATTCTCGCCGCACTCCCGGAAAATCCCCCTGGCCCACCGATCACACGAAAAAAGGCGCCCGATCGTATGACCGGGCGCCCGTTTCGTGGCACTGAAAACTGCCAACTAAAACACTAGCAAACTTCTAGTAGCTCCGTGCCCAGACGGCACGGCGGGTGGTCGGCTTGCCTGTGACAATGCATGGCTTTTCCGGACCTTCGCCAAGCTCACCCACAGGGAAGCAGCGGATCGAGATACGATGCTTCTTGGAAAGCGCTTCCTCTTCCTCATTCGTCCCCGCCCACGGTGCGAGACACCAGTTGGCGGCGCCCTTT from Sulfuriroseicoccus oceanibius includes:
- the nspC gene encoding carboxynorspermidine decarboxylase encodes the protein MSLTDTFPFLDQLPSPAFVVDLEKLRANARIIDDIRQRSGCKAVLALKAFSMWSTFPELRQFTDGCCASGIWEARLAREEFGGNVLTYSPGYDEAEIADLLEITDHLDFNSVDQWLRFRDQVQSHPRYQSGAIHCGLRINPEHSTGDTPLYDPCSPGSRLGITRDQIDAAPAGALDGISGLHFHTLCEQGADDLETTLAAVEEKFGDLLASPQITWLNMGGGHWITKPDYDRDLLVKLIQDIAERYSLTVWIEPGEAFAIHTGVLTATVRDIVTNGGVKIAILDVSATGHMPDVLEMPYRPDVFGPSGAMAGPAGATNHTYRLGCPTCLAGDVIGDFSFDTPLAAGDRLVFDDMAHYTMVKTTMFNGVRHPAICSYDSATGESKVIREFTYEDYRGRLS
- a CDS encoding MalY/PatB family protein, which translates into the protein MLTSPDRRDSDSIKWKLFAKPGKDILPMWVADMDFTSPQPVLDAMHERIDHGVFGYSLAPDSLTDTVTHYLKRQHGQSVQARALVWLPGLVPALSVVSRAVGEPDDEVMIMTPVYAPFFSAPADGGKQCIEAPLARDEVSGTYHIDLETLERKVTPKTKLLVLCNPHNPVGRAFSYEEVEAVATFCAERDIILCSDEIHCDLILDDIKHTTAIQFEGHKGLRTITLMAPSKTYNIAGLGLSYAVIPDASLRTAFRKAMGGYVPHPSPLSYVAAEAAYKHGEPWRQELLTTLRANRDLLEREINAIPGLRMAHLEATYLAWIDCSELKIDPSTSLHSFFLDQAGIAFSKGSDYGDSHFIRMNFGCPTSTVEDALDRMRKAIGALGN